In one Candidatus Saganbacteria bacterium genomic region, the following are encoded:
- a CDS encoding glycosyltransferase family 4 protein — translation MRETKVLFIWHAAVVETYQKYIAELAEHNDLEITLLMPKGNVEGSRYVEAFIPKNAKYKIIVGYLFYPKDILIGFYPLLPYYLFKVKPDIIHMFEEPWHNIAAYMDLWSSIICPKAKLIFQTFQNQVEEYQKSWIRTQNWTFKRSSAAIACAEEMKDVLLHWGYKKPIHVVYPGIETKLFSPQDPARIKDKLGLKEFTIGYFGRMIKEKGIEDLIAACKKLAFHYKLMFIGNGPDREYFKSIAQNATFIDAVTPNEINEYYSALDVFVLPSRTTKNWKEQFGRVLVEAMLCGVPVIGSSSGEIPKVIGNAGLVFKEKDPNDLALKITSIRQDPGLARSLTTNGLSRGKIFDWKIVADKVYEAYKSLS, via the coding sequence GTGAGGGAAACAAAAGTACTATTTATCTGGCATGCCGCGGTCGTTGAAACTTATCAAAAATATATCGCGGAACTTGCCGAGCATAACGACCTGGAAATAACCCTCCTCATGCCGAAAGGAAATGTCGAAGGCAGCCGATATGTCGAGGCTTTCATCCCAAAAAATGCGAAATACAAGATCATAGTGGGATATCTTTTTTATCCCAAAGATATCTTGATCGGATTCTATCCCCTTCTGCCCTACTATCTGTTCAAGGTCAAACCCGACATAATCCATATGTTCGAAGAGCCATGGCACAATATAGCGGCCTATATGGACTTATGGTCAAGCATTATATGCCCCAAGGCAAAATTAATTTTCCAAACATTCCAAAACCAAGTTGAAGAATACCAAAAAAGCTGGATTCGGACGCAAAATTGGACTTTTAAAAGATCGTCGGCAGCCATTGCATGTGCGGAAGAAATGAAAGATGTGCTTCTCCATTGGGGATACAAAAAACCTATCCATGTGGTATATCCCGGGATAGAAACAAAATTATTCTCACCGCAAGACCCTGCTCGTATAAAGGATAAACTTGGGCTAAAAGAATTCACTATCGGATATTTTGGCAGAATGATCAAAGAAAAAGGAATTGAAGACCTTATCGCAGCATGCAAAAAACTTGCTTTCCATTATAAACTTATGTTCATCGGCAACGGCCCCGACCGAGAATATTTCAAGAGCATAGCTCAAAACGCAACTTTTATCGATGCCGTAACGCCAAACGAGATCAACGAATACTATTCCGCATTGGATGTTTTTGTATTGCCATCAAGAACTACAAAAAATTGGAAAGAGCAATTTGGAAGAGTATTGGTTGAAGCCATGCTTTGCGGAGTTCCCGTGATCGGCTCATCGTCAGGCGAGATCCCAAAAGTAATAGGCAATGCAGGGCTTGTCTTCAAAGAGAAAGATCCAAACGATCTTGCATTAAAGATCACAAGCATCAGGCAAGATCCGGGACTAGCGCGTTCTCTTACAACAAACGGCCTATCTCGCGGCAAGATTTTTGACTGGAAGATAGTTGCAGACAAGGTATATGAAGCTTATAAAAGCCTATCCTAA
- a CDS encoding histidine--tRNA ligase, which produces MKYSSQRGTRDILPEDMPVWHAIENTCKTLFELYNYHEIRTPIFEATELFTRSIGQETDIVSKEMYTFTDKGERSLTLRPEATAPVVRAAVQNNLISANRITKLYYVGPMFRYERPQAGRYRQFYQAGVEAFGPKDPALDAEIIILAHEILSHLGIQDLEVDLNSVGCEKCRPAYLENVKSHFSTHLEEMCEDCKNRAEHNPLRIFDCKNPQCKEYIEKAPAVFDSLCSECKDHLEKVISNLDLSNIKYKINKRLVRGLDYYTGTTFEIISKQLGAQNAICGGGRYDDLVSELGGSSVPAVGFAFGIDRLAEILKNASLITHHLPAGRHGASRKLIYIAALGDDAQKAAMDLLQKIRKMGRIAEIDYFSRNLKSQLKEADRLKAKYVIIIGDDELKSGNLILRNMEKATQESIPIPKMLERINLL; this is translated from the coding sequence ATGAAATATTCATCACAGCGCGGCACTCGCGACATTTTGCCTGAAGATATGCCCGTTTGGCACGCAATAGAAAATACATGCAAAACTCTCTTTGAATTATACAATTATCACGAGATAAGAACCCCAATTTTTGAAGCGACAGAGTTATTTACGCGCTCAATTGGACAGGAAACCGATATAGTTTCAAAAGAAATGTACACTTTTACCGATAAGGGGGAAAGAAGTTTAACATTAAGACCTGAAGCGACGGCTCCTGTTGTCCGAGCGGCGGTACAAAACAACCTAATTTCGGCAAATAGAATAACCAAACTCTATTATGTCGGCCCGATGTTTAGATACGAGAGGCCGCAAGCAGGGCGTTATCGCCAATTTTACCAAGCTGGTGTTGAGGCATTTGGCCCCAAAGATCCCGCGTTAGATGCCGAAATTATCATCCTTGCGCATGAGATCCTTTCGCACCTTGGCATACAAGACCTCGAAGTTGATCTTAATTCTGTCGGCTGTGAAAAATGCAGACCGGCATATCTTGAAAATGTTAAGAGCCATTTTTCAACCCATCTGGAAGAGATGTGCGAAGATTGCAAGAACAGGGCGGAACATAATCCATTGAGGATTTTTGATTGCAAAAACCCGCAATGCAAAGAATATATAGAAAAAGCTCCGGCAGTATTTGATAGCCTATGTTCCGAATGCAAAGACCATCTTGAAAAAGTTATTTCAAATTTGGACCTATCTAATATCAAGTATAAAATAAACAAAAGATTGGTCCGCGGGCTTGATTATTATACCGGAACTACATTTGAGATAATCTCAAAACAGCTTGGCGCCCAAAATGCCATCTGCGGCGGGGGACGATATGATGATCTAGTTTCAGAACTAGGCGGATCTTCGGTCCCGGCTGTTGGTTTTGCTTTTGGCATCGATAGGCTTGCAGAGATACTAAAAAACGCATCTCTCATCACGCATCACCTGCCTGCCGGCAGGCACGGCGCATCTCGAAAACTAATTTATATTGCAGCGCTTGGAGATGATGCTCAAAAAGCCGCAATGGATCTGTTGCAGAAGATCCGTAAAATGGGAAGGATTGCCGAAATTGATTATTTTTCGCGCAATTTGAAGTCTCAATTGAAAGAAGCCGACAGGTTAAAGGCAAAATACGTGATAATAATTGGGGATGACGAATTAAAATCTGGGAATTTGATCCTGCGAAACATGGAAAAGGCGACCCAGGAATCAATACCCATACCTAAAATGTTGGAAAGGATAAATCTGCTATGA
- a CDS encoding DUF2283 domain-containing protein, with the protein MKKPNVYFDSDSDVLYIVTKKGAEEEFVEVAKGVNVELDKNKKVIGIEILDASRSLSQFIKKAHLKRA; encoded by the coding sequence ATGAAAAAACCAAACGTTTATTTTGACAGCGATAGCGATGTCCTCTATATTGTCACCAAAAAAGGCGCAGAAGAAGAGTTTGTCGAAGTTGCCAAGGGTGTAAATGTCGAATTGGATAAAAATAAAAAAGTGATAGGGATCGAAATTCTTGATGCCTCAAGATCTTTAAGCCAATTTATTAAAAAAGCCCATCTAAAAAGAGCATAA
- the aspS gene encoding aspartate--tRNA ligase, with protein MKRTNNNGELRSSHIDSEVYLLGWVHRRRDHGGLIFIDLRDRTGLVQVVFYAKDKKLIAEASKLRSEFVVQISGKVAARAPEAVNKNILTGEIEVIASHLEILNMSKTPPFEIADATTEPDEMVRLKYRYLDLRKDKMRENLIFRHRIIKSMADYLDNQGFLEIETPYLTKSTPEGARDFLVPSRLNPGKFFALPQSPQLFKQLLMVSGMEKYFQVVRCFRDEDLRADRQPEFTQLDIEMSFVTREDVINVIEAMMKHTFEKIGRKIELPFPRLTWDDAMNKYGSDKPDTRCGMELVDISDLVVDTGFLIFAKTVEKGGVVKCINVKGGEKLLSRTDLEKLEAHAKEYGAKGLAWMNLTSDGVKSPIAKFFKSEELELIFTRAKAETGDVLLFAADIFEIACSVLGAVRLELARKLDLLDNTKFNFLWVIDFPLFEHSDVEKRWVSRHHPFTLPQGTLDDIEERFAKDPSKMRAQAYDFVLNGIELGGGSIRIHRTDIQQKILKILGFSEEEARRRFGFLLEALEFGAPPHGGIALGLDRMVMMLAGMDSIRDVIAFPKTQSASDPMSGAPDIVDPMQLKDAHIRLI; from the coding sequence ATGAAGCGAACAAATAATAACGGAGAACTAAGATCATCGCATATAGATTCCGAGGTTTATCTTTTGGGTTGGGTCCACAGAAGGCGCGACCATGGCGGACTGATTTTTATCGACCTTCGCGACAGGACGGGGCTAGTCCAAGTTGTTTTTTACGCCAAAGATAAAAAACTAATAGCGGAAGCATCGAAGCTTCGTTCAGAATTTGTTGTGCAAATTAGCGGAAAAGTCGCAGCTCGTGCTCCGGAAGCTGTCAATAAGAATATATTGACCGGCGAGATAGAGGTTATCGCAAGCCATCTTGAAATATTAAACATGTCAAAAACTCCACCTTTTGAAATTGCCGATGCGACAACCGAGCCCGATGAAATGGTCAGATTGAAATATAGATATCTTGACCTTAGAAAAGACAAAATGCGAGAGAATTTGATCTTCCGCCACAGGATAATAAAATCAATGGCGGATTATCTCGATAACCAAGGATTTTTAGAGATCGAAACCCCATACTTAACGAAATCAACGCCGGAAGGCGCAAGGGATTTCTTGGTGCCAAGCAGATTGAATCCGGGAAAGTTTTTTGCGCTCCCTCAATCGCCCCAGTTATTCAAGCAATTGCTTATGGTGTCCGGCATGGAAAAATACTTTCAAGTTGTCAGGTGCTTTAGGGACGAAGATCTTCGAGCCGACCGCCAGCCCGAATTTACACAATTAGACATCGAAATGTCGTTTGTTACCCGCGAGGATGTCATCAACGTTATTGAAGCGATGATGAAGCATACGTTTGAAAAAATCGGAAGAAAGATCGAGCTTCCGTTCCCTCGATTGACTTGGGATGACGCGATGAATAAATACGGATCGGATAAGCCCGATACCCGCTGTGGAATGGAGCTCGTCGATATCTCCGACCTTGTCGTTGACACTGGATTTTTAATATTCGCCAAAACCGTTGAAAAGGGCGGGGTTGTTAAGTGTATCAATGTTAAAGGCGGAGAAAAGCTTTTATCAAGGACCGATCTTGAAAAGCTCGAAGCCCATGCAAAAGAATATGGTGCAAAGGGTTTGGCTTGGATGAACCTGACATCAGATGGAGTTAAATCCCCCATAGCCAAATTCTTTAAGTCGGAAGAATTAGAATTGATATTTACAAGGGCAAAAGCTGAAACAGGCGATGTTCTTCTATTCGCGGCGGATATATTTGAGATAGCGTGTTCTGTTCTTGGCGCTGTTAGATTAGAACTCGCTCGAAAACTGGATCTTCTAGATAATACAAAATTTAATTTCTTATGGGTCATCGATTTCCCGTTGTTTGAACACTCGGATGTCGAAAAACGATGGGTTTCGCGCCATCATCCTTTCACGCTACCTCAAGGGACCCTTGATGATATTGAAGAAAGGTTTGCAAAAGATCCATCAAAGATGAGGGCGCAGGCTTATGATTTCGTATTGAACGGAATTGAGCTTGGCGGCGGGTCTATTCGTATCCATAGGACAGATATCCAGCAGAAAATACTCAAGATCTTGGGATTTTCCGAAGAAGAAGCCCGCAGAAGATTTGGATTTCTTCTGGAAGCGCTGGAATTTGGCGCTCCTCCACACGGCGGCATTGCTTTAGGTTTAGATCGAATGGTCATGATGCTGGCGGGTATGGATTCGATAAGGGATGTAATTGCTTTCCCAAAAACACAATCGGCAAGCGATCCTATGAGCGGCGCACCGGATATTGTTGATCCGATGCAGTTAAAAGACGCCCATATCAGATTGATATAA
- a CDS encoding threonine synthase yields the protein MRYQGVVETYRKYLPVTDDTPIVTFYEGNTPLIFAKNLSETTRCQVYLKYEGANPTGSFKDRGMCLAISKALEKKRKAVICASTGNTSASAAAYSAKAGLDCVVIIPKGKIALGKLAQAMMYGAKIFEVDGNFDQALNLVKELGEKYPIEIVNSINPYRIEGQKTGAFELCDQLEAVPDYQFIPVGNAGNITAYWKGYKEYYTAKQISKLPKMMGFQAAGAAPIVLGHPIEKPETIATAIRIGNPASWKGAVAAAEESNGSISSVTDEEILKAYNLIASTEGVFCEPASAASVAGLLKYRNEKKIPDGSVIVCILTGHGLKDPDVAVKHSTLKPKNVPCKAQAIVSELSY from the coding sequence ATGCGATACCAAGGCGTCGTCGAAACTTATAGAAAATATCTTCCGGTTACGGATGACACTCCTATTGTTACATTTTACGAAGGGAATACCCCGTTAATTTTTGCAAAAAACCTGTCGGAAACTACTAGATGCCAAGTTTATTTGAAATACGAGGGCGCAAACCCTACGGGATCGTTTAAGGACAGGGGAATGTGCCTGGCGATCTCAAAAGCACTTGAAAAAAAGAGAAAAGCTGTCATTTGCGCGTCAACAGGAAATACTTCGGCATCCGCCGCAGCATATTCCGCTAAAGCCGGGCTTGATTGCGTAGTAATTATACCAAAAGGCAAGATCGCTCTTGGAAAACTAGCTCAAGCTATGATGTATGGAGCAAAAATATTTGAAGTAGACGGCAATTTTGACCAGGCCTTGAATTTGGTCAAAGAACTCGGCGAAAAATACCCGATAGAGATTGTAAACTCGATCAATCCTTATAGAATAGAAGGCCAAAAAACCGGAGCGTTTGAGCTTTGCGACCAATTGGAAGCCGTTCCGGATTATCAATTTATCCCTGTCGGCAATGCGGGGAATATTACTGCGTATTGGAAGGGTTATAAAGAATATTATACCGCAAAGCAAATAAGCAAATTGCCAAAAATGATGGGATTCCAAGCTGCCGGCGCCGCCCCTATCGTTTTAGGACACCCGATCGAAAAGCCTGAAACGATAGCTACTGCAATTCGGATCGGGAACCCGGCTTCTTGGAAAGGCGCAGTCGCCGCCGCCGAGGAATCGAATGGATCAATATCATCGGTAACAGATGAAGAAATACTCAAAGCCTACAATTTAATTGCTTCAACCGAAGGGGTTTTTTGCGAACCGGCATCGGCAGCATCAGTCGCGGGTCTCCTGAAATATCGAAATGAAAAAAAGATCCCCGATGGATCGGTAATAGTTTGCATCCTAACAGGCCATGGGCTTAAAGACCCAGACGTTGCTGTCAAACATTCAACATTAAAACCAAAAAATGTCCCTTGCAAAGCTCAAGCTATCGTATCCGAATTAAGCTACTAA
- a CDS encoding ABC transporter ATP-binding protein codes for MKTFKRLLSYIKTYNKEVATAILCMAIFAMANISIIPLVGKISEAIGNKDFGLLNIIALSALVVYFFRGLAAYGQGYLMNFVGYRVVTDLRLQVYRHMQDMSFDFFAKWRTGDLLSRLLSDIQNIQSVIVNTITEMTPNILTLFGVLAYLCYLNWHLTLITITVIPILGLFITHFGNQMHKVSHSAQSKVADVSSILQEKVSGIRVVKSFAMEKHEVEKFRLENENNFWILMKQAQIYATQTPLLSFIQMFVILTLIWYGGLEVVAGRLSSANLIAFFTGIALLADPVSRLGSISTSIQSAMASAERVFEVIDIKPTVVEKADAKHLENIDGNVEFKNVYFSYDDKVPVLKDISFKMNAGEIIALVGRSGSGKSTMVNLLPRFYDVISGQILIDGNDVRDLKIFDIRRFMGLVPQETILFSGSIKDNILYAKIDATDREIEQAAKMANAHDFISALQEKYETLVGERGVRLSGGEKQRIAIARALLRDPRILIFDEATSSLDTESEKLVQDAIDKLMKNRTTFVIAHRLSTVQHADKIIVLDSGRIIESGTHSELIAGGGLYKKLYDLQFKDEKNSISH; via the coding sequence ATGAAAACCTTTAAAAGACTGCTTTCATATATTAAAACTTATAACAAAGAAGTAGCCACGGCTATTCTATGCATGGCAATATTCGCGATGGCGAACATTTCGATAATTCCCCTGGTGGGCAAAATATCCGAAGCGATCGGGAATAAGGATTTTGGCCTTTTAAATATCATAGCGCTTTCGGCCCTTGTAGTATATTTTTTTAGGGGTCTTGCGGCATACGGGCAAGGATACCTTATGAATTTTGTGGGATACAGGGTCGTAACGGACTTGAGGCTTCAGGTTTATCGCCATATGCAGGATATGTCCTTTGATTTTTTCGCTAAATGGCGGACTGGAGATCTATTGTCCAGGCTATTGTCCGACATCCAAAACATACAATCAGTCATCGTTAACACTATAACCGAAATGACCCCGAATATCTTGACGCTTTTTGGCGTATTGGCATATTTGTGCTACCTAAATTGGCATTTAACTCTTATTACAATTACCGTGATCCCGATCTTGGGATTATTCATAACCCATTTTGGCAACCAAATGCACAAAGTTTCCCATAGCGCGCAAAGCAAAGTGGCCGATGTCTCATCTATACTTCAGGAAAAAGTTTCAGGAATTAGAGTTGTAAAATCTTTCGCGATGGAAAAACATGAGGTCGAAAAATTCAGGCTCGAGAACGAAAATAATTTCTGGATACTGATGAAACAGGCGCAAATATACGCGACCCAAACGCCTCTCCTGTCCTTTATCCAAATGTTCGTGATACTAACATTGATCTGGTACGGGGGACTTGAGGTTGTCGCAGGACGACTTTCAAGCGCGAACTTAATAGCTTTTTTCACGGGGATCGCACTTCTAGCTGATCCAGTTTCCCGCCTTGGGTCTATTTCAACATCCATTCAATCGGCAATGGCATCGGCCGAAAGGGTTTTTGAGGTTATCGACATCAAGCCGACAGTAGTGGAAAAAGCCGACGCAAAACATCTCGAAAACATCGACGGAAATGTCGAATTTAAAAATGTTTATTTTTCATATGACGACAAAGTTCCCGTTTTAAAAGATATCAGCTTCAAGATGAACGCCGGAGAAATAATAGCCCTCGTGGGAAGGTCCGGATCCGGGAAATCGACAATGGTAAACCTTCTCCCGAGATTTTACGATGTAATTTCCGGCCAAATATTGATCGACGGCAACGATGTCCGAGACCTGAAAATTTTCGATATACGCAGGTTTATGGGCCTTGTGCCGCAGGAAACGATATTATTTTCTGGGTCGATAAAGGACAATATTCTCTATGCAAAGATCGACGCGACGGACAGAGAAATAGAACAAGCGGCTAAAATGGCCAATGCACACGACTTTATAAGCGCCCTTCAGGAAAAATATGAGACATTGGTCGGAGAAAGAGGAGTTAGGCTATCCGGCGGAGAAAAGCAAAGGATCGCAATAGCGCGAGCACTTTTGAGGGATCCGAGGATACTTATATTCGACGAAGCAACCTCCTCCCTTGACACGGAATCTGAAAAGCTTGTCCAGGACGCCATAGACAAGCTCATGAAAAACCGCACGACTTTTGTCATAGCCCATAGGCTGTCCACTGTCCAGCATGCCGACAAGATCATCGTTCTGGATTCGGGAAGGATAATTGAATCGGGGACACACTCCGAATTGATAGCAGGTGGCGGGCTTTACAAAAAGCTCTACGACCTCCAATTTAAAGATGAAAAAAATTCTATTTCTCACTAA